One region of Mycolicibacterium insubricum genomic DNA includes:
- a CDS encoding class I adenylate-forming enzyme family protein, with protein sequence MSTPLTIPALLHRSAAQFGSASYVVTPSHQLTYAEAERISAEAARRLLAIGVGKGTRVGLFFPNGTDWIVWWLAASRIGAVVVPLSTMYRPAELAKVLRLADVAVLVAPPRVLDFDVAERLESALPELAGQSGGRLHLVAAPYLRSILLTGPTDRAWMGTPDDAGTVPVEVLAAVEAEVTAADLAIMVHTSGSTADPKGVLHTHGALVRQTSTWPAAARFVTGSGTEARVLCAMPFFWIGGVLAATGALHASTTVLTLPRLDPGAALELIESERATGLIGWPAFTQKLREHPSFASRDLSAAPLLRNGPLDIAMVDVPDGFPVHRTMSETAGGFVHTDIAVVDEHGQAVPNGTVGELLVRGIGVMAGYNKRERHDTFDADGWYHTGDRVYRRSGDPRLFYVGRDTDLIKSAGANVSPLEVEAVLQSCTGVASAFAIGLDDPERGEVVCAVVVPAGEDLELAALAEHARTQLSSYKVPTVWALATSEQIPVLASGKLDRKGLRNLVVDGTLAPLQAR encoded by the coding sequence GTGAGCACACCGCTGACCATCCCGGCCCTGCTGCACCGCAGCGCCGCCCAGTTCGGCTCGGCGAGCTATGTCGTCACGCCCAGCCACCAGTTGACCTACGCCGAGGCCGAGCGGATTTCCGCCGAGGCGGCCCGGCGCCTGCTGGCGATCGGGGTCGGCAAGGGCACCCGGGTCGGACTGTTCTTCCCCAACGGCACCGACTGGATCGTGTGGTGGCTGGCGGCCTCGCGGATCGGCGCCGTCGTGGTGCCGCTGAGCACCATGTACCGACCGGCCGAACTGGCGAAGGTGCTGCGCCTGGCTGATGTTGCGGTCCTGGTCGCGCCACCCCGGGTGCTCGACTTCGACGTCGCCGAGCGGCTGGAGTCCGCGCTGCCGGAACTGGCCGGTCAGTCCGGGGGCCGGCTGCACCTGGTCGCCGCACCGTATCTGCGCAGCATCCTGCTGACCGGGCCGACGGACCGGGCGTGGATGGGCACCCCGGACGATGCGGGCACGGTGCCCGTCGAGGTGCTGGCCGCCGTCGAGGCCGAGGTGACGGCGGCCGACCTGGCCATCATGGTGCACACCTCCGGGTCGACGGCCGATCCCAAGGGCGTCCTGCACACCCACGGCGCCCTGGTGCGGCAGACCTCAACCTGGCCGGCCGCCGCCCGGTTCGTCACCGGGTCCGGCACCGAGGCCCGGGTGCTGTGCGCAATGCCGTTCTTCTGGATCGGCGGCGTGCTGGCCGCCACCGGGGCCCTGCACGCGTCCACCACGGTGCTCACGCTGCCCCGGTTGGACCCCGGGGCCGCGCTGGAGCTCATCGAATCCGAGCGGGCGACCGGATTGATCGGCTGGCCGGCGTTCACCCAGAAGCTGCGTGAGCACCCGTCGTTCGCCTCCCGCGACCTGTCGGCGGCGCCGCTGCTGCGTAACGGGCCGCTGGACATCGCGATGGTCGATGTGCCCGACGGATTTCCGGTGCACCGCACCATGTCCGAGACCGCCGGTGGTTTCGTGCACACCGACATCGCGGTGGTCGACGAGCACGGTCAAGCGGTTCCCAACGGAACCGTCGGCGAACTGCTGGTCCGCGGAATCGGGGTGATGGCCGGCTACAACAAACGCGAACGGCACGACACCTTCGACGCCGACGGCTGGTATCACACCGGCGACCGGGTGTACCGGCGCAGCGGTGACCCGCGGCTGTTCTACGTCGGCCGGGACACCGACCTGATCAAATCGGCCGGCGCCAACGTCTCCCCGCTCGAGGTCGAGGCGGTGCTTCAGTCCTGCACCGGGGTCGCGTCGGCCTTCGCGATCGGGCTCGACGATCCCGAGCGTGGTGAGGTGGTGTGCGCGGTCGTGGTGCCCGCCGGCGAAGACCTGGAACTGGCCGCGCTGGCCGAGCACGCCCGCACGCAGCTGTCGTCATACAAGGTGCCGACGGTCTGGGCGCTGGCCACCTCGGAGCAGATCCCGGTGCTGGCCAGCGGCAAGCTCGACCGGAAAGGGTTGCGGAATCTGGTCGTCGACGGCACCTTGGCGCCGCTGCAGGCCCGCTGA
- the ripD gene encoding NlpC/P60 family peptidoglycan-binding protein RipD → MKRAFALTIAAALLLVVPGAASADTARSPINQQAVNTVIQRALSQRGVPYTYGGGDINGPTKGVSQGLATAPTVQPPQNGPGQSSPGQALGAVTTTPSLLGSLTQTAPTSDVVGFDASGLIVYAFAGAGIKMPRSSGEQYKVGQKVLPQQALPGDLLFYGPDGTQSVALFTGNGQMVETTEQGVALSPVRTANMTPYLVRIIA, encoded by the coding sequence ATGAAGCGCGCATTTGCCCTGACTATTGCGGCAGCACTGTTGCTGGTGGTCCCCGGTGCGGCATCAGCGGACACCGCTCGCTCGCCGATCAACCAACAGGCCGTCAACACGGTGATCCAGCGCGCCCTGTCTCAGCGCGGCGTGCCATATACCTACGGCGGCGGCGACATCAACGGTCCGACCAAGGGTGTCTCCCAGGGGCTCGCGACGGCACCGACCGTCCAGCCACCGCAGAACGGCCCCGGCCAGTCCAGTCCCGGACAGGCGCTCGGTGCCGTCACCACCACGCCGTCGCTGCTGGGCAGTCTGACCCAGACCGCACCGACGTCCGACGTCGTCGGATTCGACGCCTCGGGCCTGATCGTCTATGCGTTCGCCGGAGCCGGTATCAAGATGCCGCGGTCTTCCGGGGAGCAGTACAAGGTCGGCCAGAAGGTGCTACCGCAGCAGGCGCTGCCGGGTGACCTGCTGTTCTACGGCCCCGACGGCACCCAGAGCGTGGCGCTGTTCACCGGCAACGGCCAGATGGTGGAGACCACCGAACAGGGAGTCGCGCTGTCTCCGGTGCGTACCGCCAATATGACGCCGTATCTGGTCCGCATCATCGCCTGA
- the tpx gene encoding thiol peroxidase — protein MAQITFKGNPIHTVGELPAVGSSAPAFTLVGSDLGEVTSASFAGKPVVLNIFPSIDTGVCATSVRTFNQRVGSDGVTVLCVSADLPFAQGRFCGAEGIENVSTGSTFRSDFGSDYGLTMTDGPLAGLLGRAVVVIGADGNVVYTELVPEIAQEPDYDAALAAI, from the coding sequence ATGGCACAGATCACATTCAAAGGAAATCCCATCCACACGGTCGGTGAGCTGCCCGCGGTCGGCAGCAGCGCACCGGCGTTCACGCTCGTCGGCAGCGATCTCGGTGAGGTGACCTCCGCATCGTTCGCCGGGAAACCGGTGGTGCTGAACATCTTCCCGTCCATCGACACCGGCGTGTGTGCCACCAGCGTGCGCACCTTCAACCAGCGGGTCGGCTCCGACGGAGTCACCGTGCTGTGCGTATCGGCGGATCTGCCGTTCGCGCAGGGCCGGTTCTGCGGCGCCGAGGGCATCGAGAACGTCAGCACCGGTTCGACCTTCCGCTCCGACTTCGGCTCGGACTACGGCCTCACCATGACCGACGGCCCGCTGGCCGGCCTGCTGGGGCGTGCTGTCGTCGTCATCGGTGCCGACGGAAACGTCGTCTACACCGAGCTGGTTCCCGAGATCGCCCAGGAACCCGATTACGACGCCGCACTCGCCGCGATCTGA
- the katG gene encoding catalase/peroxidase HPI produces MRLRPPVEGGSNRDWWPDTINLKMLQKNPDIIDPEDPGYNYREVVKTLDFEEFERDFDALLTDSQDWWPADFGHYGPLFVRMSWHAAGTYRVTDGRGGAGRGMQRFAPLNSWPDNVLLDQARRLLWPLKKKYGKKISWSDLIAYAGNRAMEHMGFKTAGFAFGRPDFWEPEEDVNWGAEAEWLGAQDRYQGSDRTKLDKPLAATMMGLIYVNPEGPDGNPDPLAAAIDIRETFGRMAMNDIETAALIVGGHTFGKTHGNGDAEALGPAPAAAPLQEMGLGWKNPHETGNPNDRVGSGLEVIWTHTPTKWDNSFLEILYSNEWELFKSPAGAQQWRPKDNGWANSVPTPDLKGRTHPSMLTTDLSMRMDPIYGKITRRWLDHPEELAEEFAKAWFKLMHRDMGPVVRYLGPFVPKDTWLWQDLIPAGDANLSDADIDALRAAIAQSELTVSQLVSTAWKAASSYRNSDMRGGANGGRIRLQPQLGWEVNEPDELAPVIRKLEEIQAASGTRVSFADLVVLAGNAGVEKALRAAGLDVTVPFTPGRGDATQEMTDVESFSYLEPKADGFRNYPGKGFTLPAEYQLIDRANQLNLSAPEMTVLIGGLRVLDTNFGGSSLGVLTDNPGALTTDFFVNLCDMGIKWEPAPADDGTYIGRDRATGEQRFTASRVDLLFGSNAQLRAVAEVYASDDAKEKFAKDFVAAWTKVMDADRFDVTG; encoded by the coding sequence ATGCGGCTGCGGCCGCCGGTAGAAGGCGGCAGCAACCGCGACTGGTGGCCCGACACCATCAACCTGAAAATGCTGCAGAAGAATCCCGACATCATCGATCCCGAGGATCCGGGCTACAACTACCGCGAGGTGGTCAAGACGCTGGACTTCGAGGAGTTCGAACGCGACTTCGACGCCCTGCTCACCGATTCGCAGGATTGGTGGCCGGCCGACTTCGGGCACTATGGACCGCTGTTCGTCCGAATGTCCTGGCACGCCGCCGGCACCTACCGGGTCACCGACGGTCGTGGCGGCGCGGGTCGGGGCATGCAACGCTTCGCCCCGCTCAACAGCTGGCCCGACAACGTCCTGCTGGATCAGGCCCGCCGGCTGCTGTGGCCGCTGAAGAAGAAGTACGGCAAGAAGATTTCCTGGTCCGACCTGATCGCCTACGCCGGCAACCGCGCGATGGAGCACATGGGCTTCAAGACCGCCGGGTTCGCCTTCGGACGCCCGGACTTCTGGGAGCCCGAGGAGGACGTCAACTGGGGCGCAGAAGCCGAGTGGCTGGGCGCCCAGGACCGCTACCAGGGCAGTGACCGCACCAAGTTGGACAAGCCGCTGGCCGCCACCATGATGGGTCTGATCTACGTCAACCCCGAAGGCCCGGACGGAAATCCGGATCCGCTGGCCGCCGCCATCGACATCCGCGAGACGTTCGGCCGGATGGCGATGAACGACATCGAGACCGCGGCCCTGATCGTCGGCGGGCACACCTTCGGCAAGACCCATGGCAACGGAGACGCCGAGGCCCTGGGCCCGGCGCCGGCGGCCGCTCCGCTGCAGGAGATGGGCCTGGGCTGGAAGAATCCGCATGAGACCGGCAATCCCAACGACCGCGTCGGCAGTGGGCTCGAGGTGATCTGGACGCACACCCCCACCAAGTGGGACAACAGCTTCCTGGAGATCCTCTACAGCAACGAATGGGAGTTGTTCAAGAGCCCGGCGGGTGCCCAGCAGTGGCGGCCGAAGGACAACGGGTGGGCCAACTCGGTCCCGACCCCAGATCTGAAGGGCCGGACCCACCCGTCCATGCTCACCACCGACCTCTCGATGCGGATGGACCCGATCTACGGCAAGATCACCCGCCGCTGGTTGGATCATCCCGAGGAGCTTGCCGAGGAATTCGCCAAGGCCTGGTTCAAGCTGATGCACCGGGACATGGGGCCCGTCGTCCGCTACCTCGGCCCGTTCGTGCCGAAGGACACCTGGCTGTGGCAGGATCTCATCCCCGCCGGGGACGCCAACCTTTCCGATGCCGACATCGACGCGCTGCGCGCTGCGATCGCACAATCGGAGCTCACGGTGTCGCAGCTGGTGTCGACGGCGTGGAAGGCCGCCTCGTCATATCGCAACAGTGATATGCGCGGTGGCGCCAACGGCGGCCGGATCCGGCTGCAGCCGCAACTGGGCTGGGAGGTCAACGAGCCCGATGAGCTTGCCCCGGTGATCCGCAAGCTCGAGGAGATTCAGGCCGCGTCGGGGACGCGGGTGTCGTTCGCCGATCTGGTGGTTCTGGCCGGCAACGCCGGCGTCGAGAAGGCCCTGCGGGCAGCCGGTCTGGATGTCACGGTGCCCTTCACCCCGGGCCGCGGCGATGCCACGCAGGAGATGACCGACGTCGAGTCGTTCTCCTACCTGGAGCCCAAGGCTGACGGTTTCCGCAACTACCCGGGCAAGGGCTTCACGCTGCCGGCGGAATACCAATTGATCGACCGGGCGAATCAGCTGAACCTGTCGGCCCCCGAGATGACGGTGCTGATCGGGGGTCTCCGCGTGCTGGACACCAACTTCGGCGGGAGCAGCCTCGGCGTACTGACCGACAACCCGGGCGCGTTGACGACGGACTTCTTCGTCAATCTCTGCGACATGGGCATCAAGTGGGAGCCCGCGCCGGCCGACGACGGCACGTACATCGGCCGGGACCGGGCCACCGGCGAACAGCGGTTCACTGCCAGCCGGGTGGATCTGCTGTTCGGGTCGAACGCCCAGCTGCGTGCCGTCGCCGAGGTCTACGCCAGCGACGACGCCAAGGAGAAGTTCGCCAAGGACTTCGTCGCAGCCTGGACGAAGGTGATGGACGCCGACCGCTTCGATGTGACCGGCTAG
- a CDS encoding enolase C-terminal domain-like protein encodes MRALIDVSGARAFAVPGRVPGTAGVEGMLIEGPQGWGEFSPRCEAEASRAFVAATEAGTVGWPDPVRGRIPVAATVGTADPAVAGEIVAATGVRTLRVPIGARPHTDGQDRARLRAARSALGDAGCLRPVLEPGWDTAAGLAALIDDAGGVQFVEVTDGHPEAIARLRGQAGVPVAAPAPDADPRRLADYADIAVLSVAALGGVRRALRLAELTGLPAVVNSPGESSLGIAAGLALAGALAELPFDCGLGDLGRLAGDLVERVRMLAPVDGHLPVAPMPPAPDPRQLDRFAVSDPARWHELLVRVARGGPD; translated from the coding sequence GTGAGGGCACTGATCGATGTGAGCGGCGCGCGTGCTTTCGCGGTGCCCGGCCGCGTACCGGGCACCGCCGGGGTCGAAGGCATGCTGATCGAGGGGCCGCAGGGGTGGGGAGAGTTCAGCCCGCGGTGTGAAGCCGAAGCGTCCCGCGCGTTCGTCGCGGCCACCGAGGCGGGCACGGTGGGCTGGCCCGACCCGGTCCGCGGACGCATCCCGGTCGCGGCCACCGTCGGCACCGCCGACCCGGCCGTCGCCGGCGAGATCGTCGCGGCCACCGGGGTTCGCACCCTGCGGGTGCCGATCGGAGCCCGGCCGCATACCGACGGGCAGGACCGCGCTCGGCTACGGGCCGCGCGCAGCGCTCTCGGCGACGCCGGTTGCCTCCGGCCGGTACTGGAACCCGGATGGGACACCGCGGCGGGACTGGCGGCGCTGATCGACGACGCGGGCGGGGTGCAGTTCGTGGAGGTTACCGACGGTCACCCCGAGGCCATCGCCCGACTGCGCGGGCAGGCCGGTGTGCCGGTGGCCGCCCCCGCGCCCGACGCGGACCCCAGGCGGCTGGCCGACTACGCCGACATCGCGGTGCTCTCCGTCGCGGCGCTGGGCGGCGTCCGGCGTGCCCTGCGGCTGGCGGAGCTGACCGGACTTCCCGCGGTGGTGAATTCGCCGGGAGAGAGCAGCCTGGGCATCGCCGCGGGCCTGGCGCTGGCCGGTGCTCTTGCCGAACTGCCCTTCGACTGCGGGCTGGGTGACCTGGGGCGTCTGGCGGGTGACCTCGTCGAACGGGTGCGCATGCTGGCGCCGGTCGACGGCCACCTTCCCGTCGCCCCGATGCCGCCGGCACCCGATCCCCGGCAGCTGGACCGGTTCGCGGTCAGCGATCCCGCGCGTTGGCACGAGCTGCTGGTGCGGGTCGCCCGCGGCGGGCCGGACTAG
- a CDS encoding Fur family transcriptional regulator has protein sequence MGPQSSSEQIADYGDQLRSAALRVTRPRVAVLQAVHANPHADTETILTAVRDLVPDVSRQAVYDVLNALTAVGLLRRIQPSGSLARYEARIGDNHHHVVCRRCGAIADVDCAVGEVPCLTAADDLGYAIDEAEVIYWGYCPTCRTSQISGSHT, from the coding sequence GTGGGGCCGCAGTCGTCCAGCGAGCAGATCGCGGACTACGGTGATCAGCTGCGCAGCGCCGCGCTGCGGGTGACCCGGCCGCGCGTCGCCGTACTCCAGGCCGTCCACGCCAATCCCCATGCCGACACCGAGACCATCCTCACCGCCGTGCGCGACCTGGTCCCCGACGTGTCCCGCCAGGCGGTCTACGACGTGCTCAACGCGCTGACGGCCGTCGGGCTGCTGCGCCGCATCCAGCCGTCGGGATCGCTGGCGCGCTACGAAGCCCGGATCGGCGACAACCACCACCACGTTGTGTGCCGCCGTTGCGGTGCGATCGCCGACGTCGACTGTGCCGTCGGCGAGGTTCCCTGCCTCACCGCCGCCGATGACCTCGGCTACGCCATCGATGAAGCCGAGGTCATCTACTGGGGCTACTGCCCCACCTGCAGAACCAGCCAGATTTCGGGATCACACACGTGA
- a CDS encoding cutinase family protein, translated as MALAAAGLVPVGMNVAVADGCPHAEVIFARGTGEPPGPGQAGQSFYDALVARGGEKTVDLYSVDYPASMDFPTASRGIVDARNRVEDMAARCPDTKLVLGGYSQGAAVIGYLTADHIPPGVDLPPDITGPMPAAIADHVAAVVLFGEPSSGFLQMISAPPIIIGPLYRPKTINLCADGDFVCGDGSSGAAHESYPFNGLTDRAADFAAARI; from the coding sequence ATGGCGTTGGCGGCGGCCGGACTGGTGCCGGTGGGGATGAATGTCGCAGTGGCCGATGGCTGCCCGCACGCGGAGGTGATTTTCGCCCGCGGCACCGGCGAACCTCCGGGTCCCGGTCAGGCCGGGCAGAGCTTCTACGACGCACTGGTGGCCCGCGGGGGCGAGAAGACCGTCGACCTCTATTCCGTCGACTACCCGGCCAGCATGGACTTCCCCACCGCCTCCCGCGGGATCGTCGACGCGCGAAACCGGGTGGAGGACATGGCAGCCCGATGCCCGGATACCAAACTCGTACTGGGCGGATACTCGCAGGGCGCGGCGGTGATCGGCTACCTGACCGCCGACCACATCCCGCCCGGAGTCGATCTGCCCCCGGACATCACCGGACCGATGCCGGCCGCCATTGCCGATCATGTTGCGGCCGTGGTGCTTTTCGGTGAGCCGTCATCCGGGTTTCTTCAGATGATCAGTGCCCCGCCGATCATCATCGGTCCGCTGTATCGACCCAAGACCATCAACCTGTGCGCCGACGGCGACTTCGTCTGCGGTGACGGCAGTTCCGGTGCAGCGCACGAGAGCTACCCGTTCAACGGGTTGACCGACCGTGCCGCGGATTTCGCCGCCGCGCGGATCTGA